From the genome of Capsicum annuum cultivar UCD-10X-F1 unplaced genomic scaffold, UCD10Xv1.1 ctg997, whole genome shotgun sequence:
aggtgcacaatgtccaaggagaaccagggccaaaacatGTTCATTGTGATATAATAGGAATATGAAAGGTGTACAAGAAAGAAttaggctatttaggctcaaaaaaAAGAATCAAGGGATATTGTTCACActtggatggtcatttaagctaaTATGGGTTAACAtgaaaaaatggcctatgatccgtTGCTAAAtgcctatcctatgactatgaCACGACGAACTGAGCAAGTTTTAGATTTAACgcacaatgggaactgagtaagaccttacatgcatatggcacacaagtatatagcATATCACTACTCCTCTGTTTCATGCATTTGTTCTCTACAGGTTATCTATTTACCACACTAGTACCATAAATAGATACATAGTGGTCACACTAGAAGCACTTCACACAGTTCACAACATATCAGACCACTGGAGACGTACTCAAAATTCACTAAACGAGCTAACTACCTCAAGTATTTGCACTACTCCTAATTATCCACCGAATGTGTTACAACAACAGTTTCCctatacccttaacttaaaatcaagaaataaaaagcaCCAAGGGTTAGAATATACCTAAAATCAGTCAAGCCTGTGGATTCTAGGTCTCCGACCCTGCCATCACATCATCAGCTATCTTTTCCCCACTCATAACATCTGCCTTTGTAGTAGCTGGAGCCTGGCTCGATAAAGCACCTGCAGCTCTAGCTCTGATGGTTGCTTCCCATTTCTCTATTTCAGCCATAAACTCCAGTATTGCCCTTTTCAAGTTCTCCTTCTCTGCCTTCTTATTTGCTTTCTTTTTAGTCTTTCTCTCTTCTTCACTATCAGGctcatatcttttgtttttgcctttcatttccccctttttcttctttttctttgaggAGTTCGTAGTAAGATCATTTATAGGAATGTCTTCCTCAACATCATGTATAGTTGATCCTGTTGGCACCATAATTTGGTGTTACTGCAATATCCCAACCTCAGCCTTCACCTTGTACAATGCATCCCTAAAAGTAGCAATATCAGTATCTATCATCTCTCTTGCCCGAGTATTGAATCTGTTCTCAAGATCTGCTACCCGCACTGGCAAAGTCATGAAAGGTTCTAGTGTAGGATCGAGTACAGCTTTAAATCTTTTGTCTACAGCAGCAGCAAATTATTTGGTGAAGGCCAGTAGTTGTATCTCGCACCAATTTGCTAGCCTGGCCACCTTCATAATATCAATTGGCTAAAATTCCAACCTTCTTACTGTTAGAGAAACTGAAGCAGTCAGCTCACTTTGAGGCACTGAACCTTCCTGAGCTGAATgtgctggtggtggtggtgatacAGTTTCGGGGCTTTGCACCCCAACATCTGGTGCTGAAACAGTCTCAGTGACTGGAGGATCTGTTGCACACCCTACATTTTAATAAAGTCGCAAGCCTGGCCGAATTTCATTTTTGCTGACAGGGTTGTGAGTCTTCTTGGCATGCATCTcatcattaatacctaaaatctcAGAAATATGAGCTGCTTCACACAACCTAGTAATCAGGCATGAGAATAGATATGTAGCATCAGCTCTTGCGAGTCAAATCTTGATCTATTCTGctataatttctccaaaatccaaggGGGTTTTATCTGtcaagcttgcaaccaatattgCTCGATCATCCCCTAATATGTTGTCGCCCTTGGTGAGTATCAGATGAATCCGTattaaaccccccccccccaaaatacTTGCCTCTGAATTTAGAGATGCTTTGGAAATCTTTTCTGCTGGATTATCAACCATTCCAGTTCCCCATCTGCTATGAGTGTCGCTAGCCACTTGTGCTGATTTTCTCGATGCTTCAATCGGGCATAGAATATAGGTGAGGTAGCTCATGGGACGAAGGCTGGCCCATGAAGAAACCTATTTATGGTGGCAACTGATACATCCACCCCACTCCACGTACTACAACTTTGGTCAGGAGAGGCTTATACTAAAGTTTTATCCCCTTCTTTGCATATATTTTCCATCGTAGCCTGTTACTTCACGCAGAAATGCTGGACAAACGAAGGACAGTAAATATTGCTTCCCCTAGTAGTCCACTCCAGACCATACTCCTAGAGTTTATGCATAACCTCAGGGCATCTGATCAACCCTGTAGtgataatcttcttctcctctagaATTGGCCTTCTGGCATTTCATCGATCTGTTCTACAAAGTCTATCCAAATAAATCATTTTAGCCCCATGGATTCGCCATCTCACATTGTTACTAACCTCGGGGTTTTCTTATTTCACCGAATTTCCCTGTACTAAATAATCCTTATCACCTTGGTGATCCGAAGATGGTGATTCAGACTCAGTTTCTTCAGTTGCAAGCCTCTCAAAATCTTTAGTTTTGACTGCTGGTTTAGTACTCTCAGACCTCTGCTCAGTGTGTTCTGATCCTTGTTCCTCCGAAGCTTTCTCAGATGAGGTTGTCACCTCATTATCATCAGTATCCTCCACCTCAGTAGGCTTAGGTGGAGGTGGAGTCTTTGGACTAGTCCTCTTTCTTTTCCATCTGAGCAAAGGCTCCTCATCTTTATAATCAGAGCCCTCATTGACAAGTTATAAAGGCACATTATCTATAGCTGCTTTCTTTGGTGTGGTTGGATTCTTCCTCTTGGATGTCATGCTCAGTTCTGTACAACGTAGAAATCCTTAATTGGTACTTAtaatcaaacaagaaaagaagaaggatgaCCTCAATTAAACATCAACACTATTTTTAGTTCCAAGGTTTGACGGCCTTTCTGATTTGTCGTCAAAGGTGTGACAGTGCTTAAAAGCATTGTCAACCTTATTCAGAATCTAAAAAATTTCTCAGCTTTTGATTGCATTTTTGAATGGCTGTCACACAGGTGCAAGGCCATAAAAATTGTCGTCAGACAACATTACAATTTCTAACttcttttacttgatttttcttctatcattattctcaatttcaacttAGGTCATGTTCTTTAGTGAGATTTCCACGAAATTATACTGCATACCCCTACAAACCCTCATTTTTGAAGGGGCTTGAAGCATGTTAATGGGTTTAGCTCACTcttttgaaaccaaggtttcttGTAGTTCACAATTGATCCAAAGAAAGATAAAGTTGAAGTTTTTCTTATACTTGGATGTTGAAACTTTAGCTGATGTACTCTAAGCACTTAGACTTATGAGTGAGAGAAGAATGAGATAAGAGAGGTAGAAGATTTCTTGGCTTAACTCTCAGGCTTCAACAAGGAAAGTCTTAAAATTTTGACTCAGAAGGGATTAAACTTGACAAAGCAAGGGAAATAACTctctaaggaaagaaaattaaaactaatagGAAAAGACCTATGGTACGTGGGAATGTGAACAGCTGTGACTGGGCTGGGTTAGCCCAAAATTTTTAAGCTAGGCTTTACGACATTTTTAACGGCGCGTCAAATACCTGACAGCACTTCAAAATTGTTGTCAGCCTTAATAGAATAGGGCTTTGACTTGAGTATTTTGACGCTATTTCTCATGGTTTGTCATACTTGTGACAACCTGTCAAAATTGATGTCAATCCTCCTCAAGTTGACTGAAACTAGTTCACCTCCTTTGTACGACTCTTAGctacaaatattaaaaacacaagtgcaataaaattaaaatattgggttgcctcccaaatagcgcctgatttaatttCATGGCATGACTGGGTTATCTCGACTACTCAGACTTGGTCAAGATTCTGAATCACCACCTCATTACCATCTTCCTGGAATACATCAACGATCGAGAAGTATTCATCTCCTTCAACTACTTCATAGGAGAATGCATTTTAAATCTGGCCTCTCTTTTTCcatacctgaactttagctcattgagCTCATATCAACCAACACTCTTCCCGTGGCTAataatggtctacccaagatgatgtCTACCttaaaatcaacatcacaatccaatatcacgAAGTCTACAGGCAGAATAAAGTCTTCCACTTTCACCGGCACATTGTGTAATATACCAATTGGTCGTTTCACTGACCTATCTACCATGACAAGACACATCATTTTGGAGGTAGGTTCCCCCAGTCCAAGCTTCTGGTAGATATCAAGGGGCATTagattaatacttgctcctaagtcacataaagctttggtaaacttcatggacccaactATGTACGGTATGGTAAATGCTCTAGGGTcaggctttttctgcactaaggattgtgaagaaacAGCGCTACTGTGGTAGATGTTGTCCACCAACTGACAGCTTACCTTCTGCTTCTTTGTTAGCAATtcctttataaatttagcatGGTTTGGCATTTTCTTAAGTgcctcacctataaatagaggtggtcttgcatgttATTGCATGGACTAGgaaatatgataagtgtgaaaaagattatagtgtgtagtagtgaaagagagagttaagacaaagaaaatatactaagtctacaactatattcacttTACAAATGAGagttattatattagtgaaagaaagagttgagatagagaaaatattctaagtctttaactatattcactatacaaagcaGTAAATATATGTTtaaggaaggtgttcttatggtgcggctttggactcttcaactaatccagAGTTGTTTGAGTTATACATCGTTTATCagttgttgtatcctggaggggacaagtcacgaGATATATTGCTgaatcggtgtagattatgcccCAGTGGGCTTGTATCTCCTTAAAGAAAGTGAGATATCCGTGCCTCagtcaagaagaagattattttattttattcacttttgttccttttattttcaactgtaattatttattgtaatttatggtatattacaccaacaccTAGCATATAGTAGCACTAACTAGTCTATCTTCTCAATCGACTCTATCCAGAAGGACCGAATCCTCTCTCAAATCCATATCTAATGAttacatcaaaattatttttaataaaaagaataactAATCGAATTGAATTTAGATAATAAGAAAGGTTAcctgaagaagaggaaaaaatccTTCTAGCTCCTTCGTTCACATGAATATCCGACAAAGAGACCTATAAAGTATGCTAGAACAGTGTTCCCCAGCTATAGTCTCCTTTTTTGTTGAGGTCCTTATGTAAATATAAGTACCTCAAACTCAAAATACTGTCAGATGTATTTATGCATAGCATCCCTCCCAAAAGAAACACATATACAGTCGAGCGGTGCTATAAACCCTACTCTCTAAAGTCTTGACTATAtggaatgaagaaaaagatattgTTGAAGATAATCCAGAACTGTTATAGTAGAAATACAATCATTCCCATTAATGGTGTCTAGTTCAACCTCCAAGCCAGTGTAAT
Proteins encoded in this window:
- the LOC124895795 gene encoding uncharacterized protein LOC124895795, whose product is MRNSVKILKSKPYSIKADNNFEVLSDEEPLLRWKRKRTSPKTPPPPKPTEVEDTDDNEVTTSSEKASEEQGSEHTEQRSESTKPAVKTKDFERLATEETESESPSSDHQGCATDPPVTETVSAPDVGVQSPETVSPPPPAHSAQEGSVPQNKRFKAVLDPTLEPFMTLPVRVADLENRFNTRAREMIDTDIATFRDALYKVKAEVGILQ